AAAGTTGAGGTTGAAGTTCCTGAAGACTATATGGGTAACGTTATTGGCGACCTCAACACCCGCCGAGGGCAGATTGAAAGCCAAAGCACCGAAAAGGGACTCGCTAAGGTAACATCAAAAGTTCCACTGGCGAGCATGTTTGGCTACGCCACTGATATCCGGTCAAAAACGCAAGGTCGGGGTACCTTCACGATGGAGTTCAGCCACTACGAAGAGGTTCCTCGCAGCGTAGCTGAAACTATCATTGCAAAAAGCAAAGGGAACGCTTAGTTAAAATAAGGAAATGAGTATTCATGGCACGCGCAAAGTTTGAAAGGAATAAACCCCACCTCAATATCGGTACCATTGGCCACGTTGACCACGGTAAAACCACGTTAACAGCAGCCATCACTATGACCTTGGCAGCTCTTGGTCAAGCTACAGCTAAAGGCTACGACCAAATCGATAACGCGCCAGAAGAAAAAGCACGGGGTATTACCATCAATACCGCTCACGTTGAGTATGAAACCGAAAATCGGCACTATGCTCACGTAGACTGTCCAGGCCACGCTGACTATGTGAAGAACATGATCACCGGCGCTGCTCAGATGGATGGAGGTATCCTCGTAGTGGCTGCAACTGATGGCCCTATGCCCCAAACTCGCGAACACATTCTGTTAGCAAAACAGGTGGGCGTTCCCAGTCTGGTTGTATTCTTGAACAAAGAAGACTTGATGGATGACCCAGAACTCTTGGAACTAGTAGAACTAGAACTGAGAGAACTGTTAAGTAGCTATGACTTCCCTGGCGATGATATCCCCATTGTCAAAGGTTCTGGTCTACAAGCTCTCGAAGCAATGACCAAGAATCCTAAGACCAAAAAAGGTGAAAATCCTTGGGTAGATAAAATTTACGAATTGATGGATGCTGTGGATTCCTTTATCCCCACTCCTGAGCGGGATGTTGATAAGCCCTTCTTGATGGCAGTAGAAGACGTGTTCACCATCACAGGTCGGGGTACTGTGGCTACTGGACGGATTGAACGCGGTAAAGTTAAGGTTGGCGATACTGTCGAGCTAATTGGTCTGAAAGACACTCGGACTACCGCCGTCACCGGAATTGAAATGTTCAAGAAGAGCCTCGAAGAAGGTCTGGCTGGAGATAACGCCGGCGTACTACTGCGTGGTCTTAAAAAAGAAGACATCGAGCGCGGTATGGTAATAGCCAAACCAGGTTCAATTACACCTCACACCCAATTTGAAGGTGAAGTGTACGTCCTAACAGAAAAAGAAGGTGGTCGTAAGACTCCATTTTTCGCCGGCTACCGCCCCCAGTTCTATGTACGGACAACCGATGTAACTGGTACTATCAAAGCCTATACCTCCGATGAAGGCAAAGAAGTAGAAATGGTGATGCCAGGCGATCGCATTAAGATGACAGTAGAATTGATCAACGCGATCGCTATTGAACAAGGAATGCGCTTCGCTATCCGCGAAGGTGGACGTACCATCGGTGCTGGTGTCGTCTCGAAAATTATCAAATAGCACCTTTTGGCTCATAACAAAGGAGCAGAGATGGTATAATTCCTCTCTGCTCCTTTCTCTTCCCTCTATAAATAAGGTAATAGGTTGCAGAGGACAGGTAATAGTTTTCTGTAACCTTTACCCTGTAACCTTTAACCTGTAAATAATCCCCTAATTACGCAGAACCTGGAAAATTAAAGATGGCAACTCTACAGCAGCAGAAAATTAGAATTCGCTTACAAGCCTTTGACAGGCGCTTATTAGATACATCTTGCGAGAAGATTGTAGACACAGCTAACCGCACCAACGCTACAGCTATAGGCCCAATTCCTTTACCCACAAAACGCCGGATCTATTGTGTGCTGCGATCGCCTCACGTAGATAAAGATTCACGGGAACACTTTGAAACCCGTACTCATCGCCGGATTATTGACATTTACCAGCCTTCTTCTAAGACTATAGATGCCTTGATGAAATTGGATCTACCATCGGGTGTAGATATTGAAGTCAAGCTTTAATTTAATTTAGTCATTAGTCATTGGTCATTTGTCATTAGCAAAGGACAAATGACGGAGGACAAAAGACAAATGACATCAGTATAAATATTTGCATAGCCCTGAAGAAATATATCTCAGGGCTTTTATTTAGCTAGGAAACAAATGATAGAATATAGACAAAATACGGGAAAATCAGAGAAAAATAAATTTTAAAGATTAAGTTTATACCAAGGTAACAATGACATCATCTTCTAAAATTGCAGTTCGTGAACTACCTCTGTTCCCGTTACCCGAAGTAGTTCTGTTTCCTACTAGACCATTGCCTCTACACATCTTTGAATTTCGCTACCGAATCATGATGAACACGATTTTGGAGAGCGATCGCAGATTCGGTGTTTTGATGTTCGATCCAGTCAAAGGTACAATTGCAAACACTGGCTGCTGTGCGGAAATCGTTCATCACCAAAGGCTGCCAGACGATCGGATCAAGATGTTGACTTTGGGGCAGCAAAGATTTCGTGTATTAGAGTATGTTCGTGAAAAGCCATATCGTGTTGGCTTAGTTGAGTGGATTGAAGACCAAGCACCAACTAAAGATTTGCATCCTTTATCAACTGAGGTAGAACAACTACTACGAGATGTTGTACGCCTATCAGGTAAATTAACCGAACAAAATATCGAACTGCCAGAAGATTTGCCCGATCTACCAACAGAACTATCTTATTGGGTGGCTAGTAATCTTTATGGTGTGGCCGCAGAGCAACAGTTATTGCTAGAAATGCAAGATACTGCAACTCGTCTAGAGCGAGAAGCAGAAATTTTAACTTCTACTCGTAATCACTTAGCTGCTCGATCTGTTCTCAAAGATACGTTTAATGAAAAGTGAGGAGTGAGGAGTTTAGGAGTTAGGAAAAATAAAAAATAATACAAGATTGACAACTTATAATTTATATTCCCTAACTGATAACTTCTAACTTCTCAGGAAAAAGCGTCGATCGGCAAAACATTGTAAGCGCCAAGAATTTTTAAAATCTCTGTGTGGATAGTTAATTCTGCTAAAGCAGATTGCATTTGTGCTTCATTGACATCTGCTTCTAAATCCATGAAAAACAAATATTCGCCTAGCGATCGCTTCGTCGGACGAGATTCGATTCGGCTGAGGTTAATTCCTCGTTGAGCAAAGATTTGCAAAGGTTTGACTAATGCTCCGGGTGTGTTGGCTGGCATACTAAAAGCCAGCGATGTGTGACTGGTAGTAACTTTTGATGTCTCGAATGAAGCGATCGCGTCACCCTGACTTACTACCCAAAAACGAGTACAGTTTTCTGGATAGTCATTAATACCAGTGGCAAGTATGGGTAGGTTGTAGAGTTGAGCGGCTCTACTAGAAGCGATCGCTGCTGTTGTTGTCTCTTGCTCTAATCGCTGTAGTGCCTCGGTTGTAGAATTGCTGATAATAATCTGTACAGTTGGGAGAAACCGCTCTAACCATCCCTGACATTGTGCCAAAGCTTGCGGGTGAGAATAAACAGTTTTAATTTTATCTAAGCTAGACGCACAAGAAATTAAGGTATGAACAATCGGTAATACTAAAGCTAACTGAATTTGCAAACTGTCTAGCTGCCACAGTGTATCCAGTGTTGTGGTAACACTCCCTTCAATAGAATTTTCTACTGGCACAACAGCTAGGTGATCTTTACCATCAGCAACGGCACGCAGTGATTGCGGGATGGTGGGATAGGGAGATAACGTAGCTTCAACTCCCGTACTTTTAGTCAACCAGTTGAGATAAAGAACAGATGCTTGTTCTGTGTAAGTGCCGGGAGGCCCTAAATGTGCGATCGATAGAGTCATGCCTTTAGCCTTGAGTTGCGAGTTTAATTGTGTAAACAAAGATTTTGATATTTTGGGTTGGGCAAATATATCCAACATTTACTCTTAGTAAAAACTGTTATCTCTAAAATTAGTAATGAGCGTACCAAATTTTTGCTAATGCTGTATAGCATCTGATAAGCAACGATAATTTTGTACTTTTCTAAGAATCAGATTTAAGTTGTTAAAAAATATTAAAATTAAGAGACAAATATTTTTATCCGCTCATGGCTACCCGGTTTACTGCCTCCCAATCGGTTGAAATCGCTGTTCCAGAGCAGCCTATTCCGATCCAGCACTACTTACGTCAGCCTCAACGTCTAGTTAGGGCTTTGGCTGACAACAGCCGGATTCAGCAGCTTTCTGAGGAAGTATTTCGCTTGAAAATGCGTCCGCTCACTTTTATGTCATTGAGTATTCAACCGACTGTAGATATGAGAGTTTGGGCCGAATCAAATGGAATAATTTATTTGCGATCGCTACGCTGTGAAATTCTGGGTTTCGAGTATATTAACCAGCGCTTTACTCTAAATTTAAAAGGGCATTTGTCTCCCAAAGAATTTAGTACTGGCACTCGCCTGGAAGGAAGGGCTGATTTAGAAGTGCTGGTAGATTTACCACCGCCATTTTCCTTTACTCCTAAGCCGATTTTAGAAGCTACTGGTAATGGTTTGCTCAAAAGCGTGTTGTTGTCGGTTAAGCAACGGTTATTAAATCAACTTTTGGCGGATTATCGCTATTGGGTAATATCACAAACTAAAGATAGAGGACTTGACAGTGACAGTACTGAATTGCCAATCCTGAATGCTGAGTAATTATTTAATCACTCAGCGTTCGGTACTTTGATTTGGCAAGGACGAAAAGACTGACGATGTAAGGGCGATGGCCCGTATTGTTGCAGAGCCAGCAAATGCTTTTGGCTACCATAACCCTTGTTACGCTCTAGGTTGTACATAGGGTATTTTAATGCTAGACGCAATATCAGATCGTCACGCCAAACCTTGGCAACAATACTAGCAGAGGCAATAACGAGCGATCGCTCGTCTCCCTTAACTATTGTTTGTTGTGGCAAGAGCAAGTCTTTGATTGACTGATTGCCATCAACCAAGCAGAGTACAGGCTGTACCTTTAACTTCAGTACAGCCCGCTTCATTGCTAATAGTGTCGCTTGCAAAATATTTATCTTGTCAATTTCGGCAGTAGAAGCAAACCCAATTTTCCAGTCTATAGCCAGCCCACAAATTTGCTGTGCTAGCTGAGTTCTCCGAGAACTAGACAACTTTTTACTGTCTTTAATTTTAGCTGCCATCAGTATTGGCAAAGCACGATCTGGTAGGATCACTGCTGCCGCCACCACTGGGCCAAATAGAGCGCCTCGCCCGACTTCATCAACACCTGCAACCAATCCTGGAATCCCCGACAAGGTAGAAAACTCCAGCCAATTGGATTGTTCCAAGGGCGTTGGCGATGTTTCTACCATAGAGCAAATTAATTATCCTCGATCGCTGAGGAACGACGGCGGCGGCGGCGGCTAGCAGTGGCGGCGCTGTTGGCATCAGTTTCATCTGCGATCGCGTTGACGGCACTGTTGGCATCAGTTTCATCTGCGATCGCGTTGACGGAAGCTTTAACAGACAAGCTTTCCGAAGGATTGGCAGTCAACTCAGGTTGTTCAGTTGTCTCTTCTATGAAAGATTTTTGTTCTGGCTCAATAACTTTTGGTATTGGTAATTTGGTTGCAATTACTTCAGGTATTACTTTTTGGGCAACAGGTGATTCTGAGATGGATTCAGTTGGAGTCGTTCGCACTTGACCAGGTTGAATCACATTAATAATCACAGACTTGGTATTTTTAACCTCTTGCTCTAACTTCACCAAGGGGGATATTCCCATCAAGGCAAACATATCCTGTTCTTGGAGGCTCATTTCTACAGTTCTAATCTCCGGTGGTTCTACCACTGGTTTAACTGGTTCTGCCTTGATAACTTTAGCACGCTCTACAGTGCGCTCTCCTCTTTCATTCCAACCTGGTTTACTAAGGGTGGGTGAGGGAATTTCTGGTGCAACTCCTAATTCTGATTCTATATCAAGGTCTAAATCTGGCTCGTTGACAAAAGACAGTGGATTGGTAATAACGCGAGATTCATCTTTCCCGTTTAACCCATTGATGCCAATTCGACTACGGCGAGTGCGGGTACGACGCTTATTATCATTAAGTTCTTGATAACTAGGATGATTGATCAGATTTAAATTACTCGATTCCGAGTCGCCCTCAAATGCTTCCCCAAATCCATCATAGGTTTCTCGTGGTTCTGGGATGCGGGCAGCTGGCTGACGTGGTTCTCGGTGAGGTAGGGATACAAAGCGCTCACGCTCTGGTGTTTCTGCTGGTATTGGTAATCGGTTTTCAAGTTCTCCAGGCAAACGCACAGTATGTCCTAAACCGCCACAGGTGGGACAAGTTTCACCAAATAACTCGTAAATATTTTGACCCTGACGTTTGCGGGTCAGTTCTACTAAACCGAGTTCGGTTAGTTGGGCAATCTGGGGACGAGCTTTGTCTGCTTTGAGTCCTTTATTAAAGTGTTCGAGAACTTGCAGTTGGTCGCGCCGTGATTCCATATCAATAAAATCAACGACGATTACCCCGGCAATATTCCGCAGACGCAACTGGCGAGCAATTTCGGTTGCAGCTTCGCAGTTTGTCCACAAAACTGTTTCTCTGGCTGTTGCCGATCGCGTGAAGGAACCTGAGTTAACATCGATTACGGTTAATGCTTCCGTTGGTTCGATGATGATATAACCTCCCGATGGTAGGTCTACTCTTGGTTTCAGGGCTTCTCGAATGGCGGCACTGATACGGAAATACTCTAAAATTGGGGAGCGATCGCGGTGATGGTCAATTAACAATCCTTGCGGTGTTTGTCCTCCACTCCAATTCTGCAAGTACTGCTTCACGCGCTTCAAGCCAGTACTAGAATCTACGACAATCCGATTTACATCCGCGCCGTACATATCCCGCAATACGCGCTGAATGAAGTCATCGTCTCGGTTGAGTAGTGCTGGCGCACGGGTAGAATGGGCTTCCTGCTGGATTGCCTCCCATTGCTTTTGCAGCAACTCCAAATCTTCCATAATTGCTTCTTCTGGTTTGCCCTCGGCTTCTGTCCGCACGAGCAAACCCATTCCCGCCGGTTTGACTAAAATCGCTAGTGCCCGCAAACGGTTGCGCTCGCTTTCACTTTTAATTCGTCGGGATAAATTTACGCCCCTACCATAGGGCATCAGTACTACGTAGCGTCCGGGTAAGGTGATGTTACCCGTGAGCCTGGGCCCTTTTGTCCCCGTTGGCTCTTTCATTACTTGCACCAAAACTTTTTGTTGGGGTGCTAATAGTTCTGTAATAGCTGCGGCGGTACGCTTTAGCTTCAATGGCCCCAAGTCGGTGACGTGAATAAAACCGTTGCGCTCTGGGTCGCCAATATTCACAAAAGCTGCATCTATCCCAGGTAATACGTTTTCTACTACTCCTAAGTAGATATCACCTATTTGGTGATGACCTGTGGCAACAACGAGTTCCTGTATTTGATCTTCAGAAAAGACAGCAGCAATTTGGTGCTGCTCCGCAATAATAATTTGTTTTGGCATTCAATTTCCTCAAAAATTGTCAGCACCAATAGGTCTGGAGGTTTGTTATCCCTTTGTTGCCCTTGCAACCCTCGAAAGGCGCTACTGATGATAAAAATCGCAAACCTGATGTTCTAAGTTAAATAGCTATTGGCGCTCTTAAGAGCGTTTTCACGGCGGATTATTCCAGAACGGCTGCATGTTTAAGCAATTAAATCAACCGTCCGTGGTTGATTTGCAATGCAATCCTCTCAATTAAAGAGAGTTCTGAGTTGAAAGTTCTGAATCCTGAGTGAGTTTTTAACTCAGGAAGCTTTTTTTCAGAGTAACCTACTGAAGTCGTTAAGAAAAAGAAACTATTTCTATTTTCCATTCCCTGGATTTATTCTTAGGGTTATACTCAGCAACGCCAGCTGCTACCCTACTTTCAAGCCGCGCTTTGCGCGTCTGGTGAACGTCTGCAAATCGGCTTAATCTACAGCAGTTGTTTACCCTGCGGTAACACCAAGGGCGAACAACTCTAGAAGAGTAACGCGCTAGTTCTTGGGCAATACTGTGGACTAGACATTCAGCAGTTGTTGAAAAAGTATGGATTTAGAGAAGCTAACCGAGCTTGCTGTTAGTTACTGATTCACAAGGTAGCTATAGAGAGTGTGTGTGTTCTTTAATCTGCCTCAGTTTGTCTGGGATAAAATCCTAGAATTTGCACTCTAATATCTTTGCTTTCGCCCCCTGAACACCAGGGTAGTGAACCAGCTAATTCAATGCAGCGCCAGAAAAATTCTCTTCACCCCATTCTAACGCAACCTTGCTAAAAATCAATTCCGACGATGTGCCATATTAGGACAACTACTAGCAAGCTGCCTTACAGGGATTATACCGCTAAAATTAGCCGATTGCGGTGGATGTGCAGGAGTTGAAATTCTCCACTAGCAACTGTCCCTAGCATAAACATGATTTGTTCAGGACGCAATAGAAAACCATCTTGGCGATAGCTACCTACATAACGGATAACAGATATAGATTCTGCAATGCAATTGTAGTTTTCTACTAATTCCAGTTCAAATAAGCGATCGCGCAGATTTATTAACTGGCTCTTGCCTGACTTTGTTGTATGCTCGTACCAAAGTTCATCTTTGGCTTTGATGGTATCAATCCAGTTTTGCCATTGTATAGGTTTTGTTTCTTCTAATGCTGCTACGGTAATTAAATATTCTGCGGTTTCTAGCAGTTGAGTCGCTGCCGGAGTTTTTAAATCTATCTGCTCCACATTATATATGGGTATGTCTGTGGGCATTTCCCGAACCAATTTTTCTCGAAAAGTATCGATGTCCACTGGTAAAGTTAACTCAAAATCCGCAATTTCACCACTACTAGTAGCCCCTAAAGCCAAAGCCGTTGCTACGGAAATTCGCGGCATTGGATGAAACCCACCAGTAAAAGCAATTGGCAAACCTGCTCGTCGCACAACTCGGTCAAACAGACGGATTAAATCTAGGTGGCTTACC
This Nostoc sp. KVJ3 DNA region includes the following protein-coding sequences:
- the rpsJ gene encoding 30S ribosomal protein S10 — translated: MATLQQQKIRIRLQAFDRRLLDTSCEKIVDTANRTNATAIGPIPLPTKRRIYCVLRSPHVDKDSREHFETRTHRRIIDIYQPSSKTIDALMKLDLPSGVDIEVKL
- the tuf gene encoding elongation factor Tu — its product is MARAKFERNKPHLNIGTIGHVDHGKTTLTAAITMTLAALGQATAKGYDQIDNAPEEKARGITINTAHVEYETENRHYAHVDCPGHADYVKNMITGAAQMDGGILVVAATDGPMPQTREHILLAKQVGVPSLVVFLNKEDLMDDPELLELVELELRELLSSYDFPGDDIPIVKGSGLQALEAMTKNPKTKKGENPWVDKIYELMDAVDSFIPTPERDVDKPFLMAVEDVFTITGRGTVATGRIERGKVKVGDTVELIGLKDTRTTAVTGIEMFKKSLEEGLAGDNAGVLLRGLKKEDIERGMVIAKPGSITPHTQFEGEVYVLTEKEGGRKTPFFAGYRPQFYVRTTDVTGTIKAYTSDEGKEVEMVMPGDRIKMTVELINAIAIEQGMRFAIREGGRTIGAGVVSKIIK
- a CDS encoding LON peptidase substrate-binding domain-containing protein; its protein translation is MTSSSKIAVRELPLFPLPEVVLFPTRPLPLHIFEFRYRIMMNTILESDRRFGVLMFDPVKGTIANTGCCAEIVHHQRLPDDRIKMLTLGQQRFRVLEYVREKPYRVGLVEWIEDQAPTKDLHPLSTEVEQLLRDVVRLSGKLTEQNIELPEDLPDLPTELSYWVASNLYGVAAEQQLLLEMQDTATRLEREAEILTSTRNHLAARSVLKDTFNEK
- the pheA gene encoding prephenate dehydratase, with the translated sequence MTLSIAHLGPPGTYTEQASVLYLNWLTKSTGVEATLSPYPTIPQSLRAVADGKDHLAVVPVENSIEGSVTTTLDTLWQLDSLQIQLALVLPIVHTLISCASSLDKIKTVYSHPQALAQCQGWLERFLPTVQIIISNSTTEALQRLEQETTTAAIASSRAAQLYNLPILATGINDYPENCTRFWVVSQGDAIASFETSKVTTSHTSLAFSMPANTPGALVKPLQIFAQRGINLSRIESRPTKRSLGEYLFFMDLEADVNEAQMQSALAELTIHTEILKILGAYNVLPIDAFS
- a CDS encoding Rne/Rng family ribonuclease, translated to MPKQIIIAEQHQIAAVFSEDQIQELVVATGHHQIGDIYLGVVENVLPGIDAAFVNIGDPERNGFIHVTDLGPLKLKRTAAAITELLAPQQKVLVQVMKEPTGTKGPRLTGNITLPGRYVVLMPYGRGVNLSRRIKSESERNRLRALAILVKPAGMGLLVRTEAEGKPEEAIMEDLELLQKQWEAIQQEAHSTRAPALLNRDDDFIQRVLRDMYGADVNRIVVDSSTGLKRVKQYLQNWSGGQTPQGLLIDHHRDRSPILEYFRISAAIREALKPRVDLPSGGYIIIEPTEALTVIDVNSGSFTRSATARETVLWTNCEAATEIARQLRLRNIAGVIVVDFIDMESRRDQLQVLEHFNKGLKADKARPQIAQLTELGLVELTRKRQGQNIYELFGETCPTCGGLGHTVRLPGELENRLPIPAETPERERFVSLPHREPRQPAARIPEPRETYDGFGEAFEGDSESSNLNLINHPSYQELNDNKRRTRTRRSRIGINGLNGKDESRVITNPLSFVNEPDLDLDIESELGVAPEIPSPTLSKPGWNERGERTVERAKVIKAEPVKPVVEPPEIRTVEMSLQEQDMFALMGISPLVKLEQEVKNTKSVIINVIQPGQVRTTPTESISESPVAQKVIPEVIATKLPIPKVIEPEQKSFIEETTEQPELTANPSESLSVKASVNAIADETDANSAVNAIADETDANSAATASRRRRRRSSAIEDN
- a CDS encoding DUF1997 domain-containing protein; this translates as MATRFTASQSVEIAVPEQPIPIQHYLRQPQRLVRALADNSRIQQLSEEVFRLKMRPLTFMSLSIQPTVDMRVWAESNGIIYLRSLRCEILGFEYINQRFTLNLKGHLSPKEFSTGTRLEGRADLEVLVDLPPPFSFTPKPILEATGNGLLKSVLLSVKQRLLNQLLADYRYWVISQTKDRGLDSDSTELPILNAE
- a CDS encoding ribonuclease HII, whose amino-acid sequence is MVETSPTPLEQSNWLEFSTLSGIPGLVAGVDEVGRGALFGPVVAAAVILPDRALPILMAAKIKDSKKLSSSRRTQLAQQICGLAIDWKIGFASTAEIDKINILQATLLAMKRAVLKLKVQPVLCLVDGNQSIKDLLLPQQTIVKGDERSLVIASASIVAKVWRDDLILRLALKYPMYNLERNKGYGSQKHLLALQQYGPSPLHRQSFRPCQIKVPNAE